The nucleotide window AGAGGAAATATTGGATTTCCATCATTGCTGGAGAGATGAGGATTCCTGCATTTCATCCATGCttgtttcaaacacacatactaTGAAATGTGTATTCAGCCACTGTAATACATACCTTATTGTTGGAAGGATGACTTTACTTATAGCTGTTAGCTGGCTTTGCAGTTAATACATTTGGAAACAGGTCAAATTACCAGTAGTACTGAAATACTGACTCACCAGTAAGCACAGAATATTGTTAATGTGTTATGGTTATAAAAACACTAGACACAAGACTTTGTTTTATCATAGCTTTATTGTCCTGTTAGCAAAGCTTACACATGGAAGCTGAGATACTTGTATTTTAGTGTATATAACACACTCGTCTCAGTTGTTAAAAActtaatattaaaaattaacACAATCATGGTGAAGAAAAGCCATATAGTGAGAAGACAAGAAAGCATAACAGCCCTCAAAAGATGTCCACTTAAGAAGTGATAACAACTCAAACAGACTTTCCTCGATATGACAGATTGATTCAGTATTATTTAAGATCTTCATAAACTTGTCTGAATGAGAGTAATAACAATTTATAACAGAATTCACATAAAGTGCCCATTAAATCCAGTCCCATACATTTCCAACAGCACCACCACCATGACTCAGACGCTCTAATGGTCTGGCAGATCTTCAAGGAGAGCAGGGTTTCTTCTGTAAATGTAAGCGTTGGCTTCATCATCCAGCTTCACCAGCTCAGCCAATGAAGACACACAGGTGTCGTGGTCAGTCAGCATCCCAGGCAAACGGGAGGACTTTCGCTGGATGCGGCTGGACCGGCGCACTGGTGTGAGAAACTTGAGATCCTTGATGCTGCTCTTTCGCCGAGATCCGCTTGCAATGACCTCGCCATCGATTGTCTTCTTAACACTGATTGAGACAGATAATTGAGAATAATTTGTCAGAAAGGTGAGGATTAAGATTAATTCAGACTCCTCTTTTTGTAAAATGGCAGATTAATTGCTGCATGATGAAACTGCTCACCCGGAGCATCTGGGTGGGTGGGTAATacttataaaatataaaactttgTAGGATAAAAATCGACCACCTCACCTTTGAAGGTATGGAGTTGTCTTCACGCTGTATTTCACAACAGAAGCTCCTTCCATCTTTGGTGTGGTCTTAGTCACATCTttgccttcctcttcctcctcctcctcctcctcctcctcatcatcatcatcaacatcgtcttcctcatcatcactttctgatttaatttcatcatcactttcatttttttccacattatctTCTGTTTCGTTCTTCACTTCCACATCCTCTGGCTCACGGCTACATTCCTCAGGCATTTCATTCTCCACATGGTCTTGACACTCATCCTTTGGTGTGCTGTCCTCCATTTCAACATCATTACACTTGTCTTTGGTCTGTGAGGGTTCTTGGGGACAAATAATGACAGGACATGAAAAGGTAAATTAAAAGCACGTCTGATGTGAGCAACActgaccaaaatgcaggcaaaAATAATCCTGTGAACTATCAGACAAGATGCCTTTGAGAATCTCAAATTAATCTGTAGATCAGAGATCCAAGTGACAAgtacacagcaaaacacaactaACCAATTTTAGAGTAGGACTGggtgatgtggacaaaatcaaatatcacgatacgtttgaccaaatacctctaatgatattgtgacaatattgtacagatgactgttggtgttttcataatatatttaacacaagatttttgataGAGTCGCtggtaatgtggatatgataaccAATAAGGTAGAGGTAAGTAACATAACATCTACAACAgtctaagttcagaaaatgtcatctctTTACTGTGTTACAGCCTTTAAAATCGCGACAGGACAACACTTACGTcagatattacaatatccaaaaacccagacgatatctagtcACAAATCACAGTATCGCTGTGATATCGATATATCACTCAGCCCTAACTTAGAGATTACACAGGCAATCTGTAAACTTACCATCCTCACATCTAGAGGGTGTCGCCATGGCCTCCAAAGCATCACACAGGTTCACCACAATCTGccataaaataagaaaacatttgtGGTGACTAACTTCACAGGTCAGCTTTTCTCTCCATGTAATCCAACTAACACAGAGAAATACTGGCTGTTTCCTTACATCATTCATTTGGGGCTCTGCCTCAGGCAGATCCATGTCGGAGTcatccagcagctccagagTGGTGTTCATGATCAGCGGAGGTGAGTGGTGTTTCGTGTCCTCTTGCCTCTGGTTGTCTTCGAGCTGAACAGCAGTAGAACCGGGACTGTGCGCATCCATGCTGAGTTCAGGTTCAGCTTGAGGTTCAGGGTTACACTGGGCAACAGGCTGAGGCTCAACATGAGACTGAACTTCAGGTTTTGTTGCTAGTTTGGCTTTGGGATGTGTTGCTGCCATGGCCGGCCTCTTCAGAGTCTTTCCCTTGGAAGCCAGCCACTCTGCTAGTTTAGCTCTGAGGAAGAAACAGTAAGTTTTGAGCATTTCTAATATAAAGCAACTATGAGGtaaattcaaaaatatattCCTGTTTACCCTTGGTACATTCTGTCTGTCCAGAGTTTGTATGATTGATGAAACTGGATGGGTATCCATTTAAGCTATTAAAAAACTACAtgtaagggggaaaaaaaacctcaacagccctttccaaaaacaatggcaTGGATACTGAACagtttcactgggaactatttcctgccaaacaACACTGGCAAACAATCTATCCCCTCCCAGTTCAGACTGCTTGTGTGAGGATAGTTTGTGAGGTTTCTTTTGCAGGGAATATGTCCAGACGATACTCTTCATCTCCCAAGGGCTGTGGATTACGGTGGGTATTGGTTTCATTGTTTTTAGAAAGAACTGTTACTGTAGAgcttttcacatgtaaattttttgATGTTTGGAATCTACAAAACAACACCTATCCAGCTCCATTGTATTGGTGACAGGAAAGattgcagcagactggaaaccttgccaaatcaaaactatctggatggatatactgtaagtgggaaaatatgttttgctgtgttttggggAAACTGCTTCTTTAAGACTATGGCTGTACAAAAAAAGCTACCTTCTCTCATCAGCGGTCTCCATGGTAACTCTGTATTGGCTGATGGTACTAGAGACAGGAGGCTTGTTGACCTTCTTGTCTGTAACTGGCCTCTTGGGCTTGTtactctgtgtctctgttgccTTGGTGCGCATTGCAGTAGTGTTTCTGAAGCTAGGACCGGCTACTGTTGCTGGGACGGTTCTggcaggaggaagagcagagcgGCTTCCAGTCATGGGACGGCCAGTGATGGGGCGCTTGGAGACTGGAGGGAGTCCATCTGACACCGAGTTTGACCTTGTAGGTTTAGGTTTCTGCATACCACGCCCAGGCAAGTCAGCAACAGATTTGGACCTAATCTTTGCCAAATTTCCAACCCTTTGGCTCTCTGCTTTGGGTGCTGATGGGTTTGCAGCTGGTTTCGGGTCAGCCACTCCCACTGCGGTACTAGACTTCCAAATGGATCCAATTTTTGACTGGACTATCTTGCCTTTGTACATGCCTGGAGCAGACTTGGTTGGAGGCACAGCAGCTGGTGGCTTTGGTGCTTCTGCAAcaatttttctttgtcttacTGCCTGTTTTGTGAGAAACGCCTGACTTAgcgtttgttgtttttttgcatcagCGGCCGCACCTACTTTTCCATCAGTCTGCTTGGCCTTCTTCAGAGCCTCTCCAGATGTTACCCTGACACCCACTtgtttcagctttattttttgagAGCCATCTTTTGCCACGGTCTCTTCCTCATTGCTTTTCAGGTGCAGTGGAGCCAGAGTGGTCGTTTtggaaacatttattttggaaaaagtcTTGCTCCCACATGCAGGCTGAGCATTCTCTTTATTTCCCTATAATAAAGAAggcacagaaatggaaaaaaataacaataaataaatgaataaaataaaaagattttcAATATGACAACACTGATGCAACTTAGGAATCACAAAGgcagtgacacacaaacatttattgCGATTTTCATGAAAACTCACTTTCTTGTTGATGTGATTCCGTCTTGAAACTGAGACGTTATCCATTGTGCTGTCTCAACCAGCTGTTgaaaagaatgtttttttaaaacgaGCAATAATATCAGGATTGCATTTAATATATGATCTCCCTATGCAAAGTTACACGTTGTTTAAAACGCCTTCGTGTTTACTTAAGGTTTGAAATCAGCCAATCCATCAACAGCTTACGGCCAAGCCAACACGCCAAACTCCATTTAAAATATCTGGCAAACGTGCTCGGTTGACAGACGTTATAACGTTTCACATCGTAAAACTAAATTAAGCCACTTGTATAAATCTCTCTGCAGCTCGACATATATAACGTTAAACCAAACAACGGCTATCAGGCGTCGCAATGAAGAGCGTGTGAGCCAAATTAACAGTAAGTACGTTAGCTAAAAGTTGggatttaattgaatttaacGGCTTATCAGTGGACTGACTCTACGCCGAATTTTTTAGCACCGTTTTTCAATTCGTTCAATGTCTTCGGTGATGTTGTCGAAccaacattaacattaaatttGTGTAACGTCAAGTTTAAGCTCCACTCTGCACATGAGAACTGGTGCGGCGTTGACTTGGCCGTAACCTAACTGACA belongs to Myripristis murdjan chromosome 14, fMyrMur1.1, whole genome shotgun sequence and includes:
- the si:ch211-266i6.3 gene encoding cytoskeleton-associated protein 2 is translated as MDNVSVSRRNHINKKGNKENAQPACGSKTFSKINVSKTTTLAPLHLKSNEEETVAKDGSQKIKLKQVGVRVTSGEALKKAKQTDGKVGAAADAKKQQTLSQAFLTKQAVRQRKIVAEAPKPPAAVPPTKSAPGMYKGKIVQSKIGSIWKSSTAVGVADPKPAANPSAPKAESQRVGNLAKIRSKSVADLPGRGMQKPKPTRSNSVSDGLPPVSKRPITGRPMTGSRSALPPARTVPATVAGPSFRNTTAMRTKATETQSNKPKRPVTDKKVNKPPVSSTISQYRVTMETADERRAKLAEWLASKGKTLKRPAMAATHPKAKLATKPEVQSHVEPQPVAQCNPEPQAEPELSMDAHSPGSTAVQLEDNQRQEDTKHHSPPLIMNTTLELLDDSDMDLPEAEPQMNDIVVNLCDALEAMATPSRCEDEPSQTKDKCNDVEMEDSTPKDECQDHVENEMPEECSREPEDVEVKNETEDNVEKNESDDEIKSESDDEEDDVDDDDEEEEEEEEEEEGKDVTKTTPKMEGASVVKYSVKTTPYLQSVKKTIDGEVIASGSRRKSSIKDLKFLTPVRRSSRIQRKSSRLPGMLTDHDTCVSSLAELVKLDDEANAYIYRRNPALLEDLPDH